From one Mustela nigripes isolate SB6536 chromosome 16, MUSNIG.SB6536, whole genome shotgun sequence genomic stretch:
- the SREBF1 gene encoding sterol regulatory element-binding protein 1 isoform X2, whose protein sequence is MDCTFEDMLQLINNQDSDFPGLFDPPYAGGGAGSTGPASPDASTPGSLSPSPATMSSPLEGFLGGPKATPPPLSPPQPAPTSLKMYPSGPAFSPGPGIKEEPVPLTILQPPTPQPLPGSLLPQSFPAPAPPQFSSAPVLGYPSPTGGFSAGTPPGSTPQPLPGLPLASLPGVPPVSLHTQVQNAAPQQLLTATANPTAAPGTTTVTSQIQQVPVLLQPHFIKADSLLLTTMKTDMAATVKAAGISSLAPGTAVQTAPLQTLVSGGTILATVPLVVDAEKLPINRLAAGGKAPGSAQSRGEKRTAHNAIEKRYRSSINDKIVELKDLVVGTEAKLNKSAVLRKAIDYIRFLQQSNQKLKQENLSLRSAAHKSKSLKDLVSACGSGGNTDVPMEGMKPEVVDTLSPPPSDAGSPSQSSPLSLGGRSSGSGGSGSDSEPDSPVFEDSQVKPEQLLSPRSRGMLDRSRLALCALVFLCLSCNPLASLLGNRGLLSSSDVSSTYHGPGRNMLGAESGDGPGWAPWLLPPLVWLTNGLLVLVFLALLFVYGEPVTRPHSDPAVHFWRHRKQADLDLARGDFAQAAQQLWLALRALGRPLPTSHLDLACSLLWSLIRHLLQRLWVGRWLAGRAGGLHRDCALQADARASARDAALVYHKLHQLHTMGKYTGGHLAAANLALSALNLAECAGDTVSVATLAEIYVAAALRVKTSLPRALHFLTRFFLSSARQACLAQSGSVPLAMQWLCHPVGHRFFVDGDWAVCSTPRESLYSLAGNPVDPLAQVTQLFREHLLERALNCVVQPSPSPGSADGDREFSDALGYLQLLNSCSDAAGAPACSFSISSSMATATGTDPVAKWWASLTAVVTHWLRRDEEAAERLYPVVEHLPRALQESERPLPRAALHSFKAARAVLGRGKAESGPASLAICEKASGYLQDSLATTPAGSSIDKAMQLFLCDLLLVARTSLWRRQQPPAPTQTSQGPGAGAQASALELRGFQRDLSGLRRLAQSFRPAMRRVFLHEATARLMAGASPTRTHQLLDRSLRRRAGPCGKGAGAELEPRPTRREHAEALLLASCYLPPGFLSAPGQRVGMLAEAARTLEKLGDRRLLHDCQQMLMRLGGGTTVTSS, encoded by the exons ATGGATTGCACGTTCGAAG aCATGCTGCAGCTCATCAACAACCAAGACAGCGACTTCCCTGGCCTGTTCGACCCACCCTATGCCGGCGGCGGGGCAGGGAGCACAGGCCCTGCCAGTCCTGATGCCAGCACCCCGGGCAGCTTGTCCCCATCTCCTGCCACAATGAGCTCCCCACTCGAAGGCTTCCTGGGGGGACCCAAGGCGACACCTCCACCCttgtcccctccccagcctgcaccCACCTCCCTGAAGATGTACCCCTCTGGGCCTGCCTTCTCCCCGGGGCCTGGTATCAAGGAGGAGCCAGTGCCGCTGACTATCCTGCAGCCCCCAACCCCGCAGCCCCTGCCGGGGTCCCTCCTGCCCCAGAGCTTCCCGGCCCCAGCTCCACCACAGTTCAGCTCTGCCCCTGTCTTGGGCTATCCCAGCCCCACGGGAGGCTTCTCTGCAG GGACCCCTCCAGGGAGCACCCCGCAGCCGCTGCCTGGCCTGCCACTGGCTTCCCTGCCAGGGGTCCCGCCCGTCTCCTTGCACACCCAGGTCCAGAACGCGGCCCCCCAGCAGCTGTTGACGGCCACGGCCAACCCCACGGCAGCCCCTGGAACAACCACGGTGACCTCGCAGATCCAGCAGGTCCCG GTCCTGCTGCAGCCACACTTCATCAAGGCAGACTCGCTGCTCCTGACGACCATGAAAACAGACATGGCAGCCACTGTGAAGGCGGCGGGTATCAGCTCCCTGGCCCCTGGCACAGCTGTGCAGACGGCGCCCTTGCAG ACCCTGGTGAGCGGAGGAACCATCCTGGCGACAGTGCCACTGGTAGTGGATGCCGAAAAGCTGCCCATCAACCGGCTGGCGGCTGGTGGCAAGGCGCCGGGCTCTGCCCAGAGCCGTGGAGAGAAGCGCACGGCCCACAACGCCATTGAGAAGCGCTACCGTTCTTCCATCAACGACAAAATCGTCGAGCTCAAGGACCTGGTAGTGGGCACTGAGGCGAAG CTGAATAAGTCTGCCGTCTTGCGCAAGGCCATCGACTACATCCGCTTCCTACAACAGAGCAACCAGAAGCTCAAGCAAGAGAACCTGAGTCTCCGCTCTGCTGCCCACAAAAGCA AGTCTCTGAAGGATCTGGTCTCAGCCTGTGGCAGCGGAGGAAACACAGACGTGCCCATGGAGGGCATGAAGCCCGAGGTGGTAGACACACTGAGTCCGCCTCCCTCGGACGCTGGCTCGCCCTCTCAGAGCAGCCCCTTGTCCCTCGGAGGCAGGAGTAGTGGCAGTGGCGGCAGTGGAAGCGACTCGGAGCCCGACAGCCCAGTCTTTGAGGACAGCCAG GTGAAGCCCGAGCAGCTGCTGTCCCCCCGCAGCCGGGGCATGCTGGACCGCTCCCGGCTGGCCCTGTGTGCACTcgtcttcctctgcctttcctgcaACCCCTTGGCCTCCCTGCTGGGAAACCGGGGTCTCCTTAGCTCCTCAGATGTCAGCAGCACCTACCATGGTCCTGGCCGCAACATGCTGGGTGCTGAAAGCGGAG ACGGCCCTGGCTGGGCCCCATGGCTGCTGCCCCCACTGGTCTGGCTGACCAATGGGCTGCTGGTGCTGGTCTTCCTGGCGCTTCTCTTTGTCTATGGAGAGCCAGTCACGCGGCCCCACTCGGACCCTGCTGTGCACTTCTGGAGGCATCGCAAGCAGGCTGACCTGGACCTGGCCCGG GGGGACTTTGCCCAAGCTGCCCAGCAGTTGTGGCTGGCCCTGCGGGCCCTGGGCCGCCCGCTACCCACCTCCCACCTGGACCTGGCCTGCAGCCTGCTCTGGAGCCTTATCCGCCACCTGCTGCAGCGCCTCTGGGTGGGCCGCTGGCTGGCCGGCCGCGCTGGGGGCCTGCACAGGGACTGTGCCCTGCAGGCGGACGCCCGCGCCAGCGCCCGGGACGCCGCACTTGTCTACCACAAGCTGCACCAGCTGCACACCATGG GGAAGTACACGGGCGGGCACCTCGCTGCTGCCAACCTGGCCCTAAGCGCCCTGAACCTGGCAGAATGTGCAGGGGATACTGTGTCCGTGGCCACGCTGGCCGAGATCTATGTGGCCGCCGCGCTGAGGGTCAAGACCAGTCTCCCACGGGCCTTGCATTTTCTGACA cgcTTCTTCCTGAGTAGTGCCCGCCAGGCCTGCCTGGCACAGAGCGGCTCGGTGCCTCTTGCCATGCAGTGGCTGTGCCACCCCGTGGGCCACCGTTTCTTCGTGGACGGGGACTGGGCCGTGTGCAGCACCCCGAGGGAGAGCCTGTACAGCTTGGCCGGCAACCCAG TGGACCCATTGGCCCAGGTGACTCAGCTGTTCCGTGAGCATCTCCTGGAGCGAGCACTGAATTGTGTCGTTCAGCCCAGTCCCAGCCCTGGATCAGCTGATGGAGACAG GGAGTTCTCCGATGCCCTGGGGTACCTCCAGCTGCTCAACAGCTGTTCTGATGCCGCTGGGGCTCCGGcctgcagcttctccatcagctcCAGCATGGCCACTGCCACCG GCACAGACCCCGTGGCCAAGTGGTGGGCCTCCCTGACAGCTGTGGTAACCCACTGGCTGCGACGCGATGAGGAGGCGGCCGAGCGGCTATACCCGGTGGTGGAGCACCTGCCCCGTGCCCTGCAGGAGTCTGA GAGACCCCTGCCCAGGGCAGCTCTGCACTCCTTCAAGGCTGCCCGGGCTGTGCTAGGCCGCGGGAAAGCAGAGTCTGGCCCAGCTAGCCTGGCCATCTGTGAGAAGGCCAGTGGATACCTGCAGGACAGCCTGGCCACCACCCCAGCTGGCAGCTCCATCGACAAG gccATGCAGCTGTTCCTGTGTGACTTGCTCCTGGTGGCACGAACTAGCCTGTGGCGGCGCCAGCAGCCGCCTGCTCCCACCCAGACCTCGCAGGGCCCAGGCGCTGGGGCCCAGGCCTCTGCCCTCGAACTGCGCGGCTTCCAACGGGACCTGAGTGGCCTGAGGCGTCTGGCACAAAGTTTCCGGCCTGCCATGCGGAGG GTGTTCTTGCACGAGGCCACGGCCCGGCTGATGGCGGGGGCCAGCCCCACGAGGACACACCAGCTCCTGGACCGCAGTCTGCGGAGGAGGGCAGGACCCTGTGGCAAAG GCGCAGGGGCGGAGCTGGAACCGAGACCCACGCGGCGGGAGCACGCTGAGGCTCTGCTGCTGGCCTCCTGCTACTTGCCTCCCGGCTTCCTGTCGGCGCCGGGGCAGCGCGTGGGCATGCTGGCCGAGGCGGCGCGGACGCTCGAGAAGCTCGGCGATCGCCGCCTGCTGCACGACTGCCAGCAAATGCTCATGCGCCTGGGCGGCGGGACCACCGTCACCTCCAGCTAG
- the SREBF1 gene encoding sterol regulatory element-binding protein 1 isoform X3, with translation MKTDMAATVKAAGISSLAPGTAVQTAPLQTLVSGGTILATVPLVVDAEKLPINRLAAGGKAPGSAQSRGEKRTAHNAIEKRYRSSINDKIVELKDLVVGTEAKLNKSAVLRKAIDYIRFLQQSNQKLKQENLSLRSAAHKSKSLKDLVSACGSGGNTDVPMEGMKPEVVDTLSPPPSDAGSPSQSSPLSLGGRSSGSGGSGSDSEPDSPVFEDSQVKPEQLLSPRSRGMLDRSRLALCALVFLCLSCNPLASLLGNRGLLSSSDVSSTYHGPGRNMLGAESGDGPGWAPWLLPPLVWLTNGLLVLVFLALLFVYGEPVTRPHSDPAVHFWRHRKQADLDLARGDFAQAAQQLWLALRALGRPLPTSHLDLACSLLWSLIRHLLQRLWVGRWLAGRAGGLHRDCALQADARASARDAALVYHKLHQLHTMGKYTGGHLAAANLALSALNLAECAGDTVSVATLAEIYVAAALRVKTSLPRALHFLTRFFLSSARQACLAQSGSVPLAMQWLCHPVGHRFFVDGDWAVCSTPRESLYSLAGNPVDPLAQVTQLFREHLLERALNCVVQPSPSPGSADGDREFSDALGYLQLLNSCSDAAGAPACSFSISSSMATATGTDPVAKWWASLTAVVTHWLRRDEEAAERLYPVVEHLPRALQESERPLPRAALHSFKAARAVLGRGKAESGPASLAICEKASGYLQDSLATTPAGSSIDKAMQLFLCDLLLVARTSLWRRQQPPAPTQTSQGPGAGAQASALELRGFQRDLSGLRRLAQSFRPAMRRVFLHEATARLMAGASPTRTHQLLDRSLRRRAGPCGKGAGAELEPRPTRREHAEALLLASCYLPPGFLSAPGQRVGMLAEAARTLEKLGDRRLLHDCQQMLMRLGGGTTVTSS, from the exons ATGAAAACAGACATGGCAGCCACTGTGAAGGCGGCGGGTATCAGCTCCCTGGCCCCTGGCACAGCTGTGCAGACGGCGCCCTTGCAG ACCCTGGTGAGCGGAGGAACCATCCTGGCGACAGTGCCACTGGTAGTGGATGCCGAAAAGCTGCCCATCAACCGGCTGGCGGCTGGTGGCAAGGCGCCGGGCTCTGCCCAGAGCCGTGGAGAGAAGCGCACGGCCCACAACGCCATTGAGAAGCGCTACCGTTCTTCCATCAACGACAAAATCGTCGAGCTCAAGGACCTGGTAGTGGGCACTGAGGCGAAG CTGAATAAGTCTGCCGTCTTGCGCAAGGCCATCGACTACATCCGCTTCCTACAACAGAGCAACCAGAAGCTCAAGCAAGAGAACCTGAGTCTCCGCTCTGCTGCCCACAAAAGCA AGTCTCTGAAGGATCTGGTCTCAGCCTGTGGCAGCGGAGGAAACACAGACGTGCCCATGGAGGGCATGAAGCCCGAGGTGGTAGACACACTGAGTCCGCCTCCCTCGGACGCTGGCTCGCCCTCTCAGAGCAGCCCCTTGTCCCTCGGAGGCAGGAGTAGTGGCAGTGGCGGCAGTGGAAGCGACTCGGAGCCCGACAGCCCAGTCTTTGAGGACAGCCAG GTGAAGCCCGAGCAGCTGCTGTCCCCCCGCAGCCGGGGCATGCTGGACCGCTCCCGGCTGGCCCTGTGTGCACTcgtcttcctctgcctttcctgcaACCCCTTGGCCTCCCTGCTGGGAAACCGGGGTCTCCTTAGCTCCTCAGATGTCAGCAGCACCTACCATGGTCCTGGCCGCAACATGCTGGGTGCTGAAAGCGGAG ACGGCCCTGGCTGGGCCCCATGGCTGCTGCCCCCACTGGTCTGGCTGACCAATGGGCTGCTGGTGCTGGTCTTCCTGGCGCTTCTCTTTGTCTATGGAGAGCCAGTCACGCGGCCCCACTCGGACCCTGCTGTGCACTTCTGGAGGCATCGCAAGCAGGCTGACCTGGACCTGGCCCGG GGGGACTTTGCCCAAGCTGCCCAGCAGTTGTGGCTGGCCCTGCGGGCCCTGGGCCGCCCGCTACCCACCTCCCACCTGGACCTGGCCTGCAGCCTGCTCTGGAGCCTTATCCGCCACCTGCTGCAGCGCCTCTGGGTGGGCCGCTGGCTGGCCGGCCGCGCTGGGGGCCTGCACAGGGACTGTGCCCTGCAGGCGGACGCCCGCGCCAGCGCCCGGGACGCCGCACTTGTCTACCACAAGCTGCACCAGCTGCACACCATGG GGAAGTACACGGGCGGGCACCTCGCTGCTGCCAACCTGGCCCTAAGCGCCCTGAACCTGGCAGAATGTGCAGGGGATACTGTGTCCGTGGCCACGCTGGCCGAGATCTATGTGGCCGCCGCGCTGAGGGTCAAGACCAGTCTCCCACGGGCCTTGCATTTTCTGACA cgcTTCTTCCTGAGTAGTGCCCGCCAGGCCTGCCTGGCACAGAGCGGCTCGGTGCCTCTTGCCATGCAGTGGCTGTGCCACCCCGTGGGCCACCGTTTCTTCGTGGACGGGGACTGGGCCGTGTGCAGCACCCCGAGGGAGAGCCTGTACAGCTTGGCCGGCAACCCAG TGGACCCATTGGCCCAGGTGACTCAGCTGTTCCGTGAGCATCTCCTGGAGCGAGCACTGAATTGTGTCGTTCAGCCCAGTCCCAGCCCTGGATCAGCTGATGGAGACAG GGAGTTCTCCGATGCCCTGGGGTACCTCCAGCTGCTCAACAGCTGTTCTGATGCCGCTGGGGCTCCGGcctgcagcttctccatcagctcCAGCATGGCCACTGCCACCG GCACAGACCCCGTGGCCAAGTGGTGGGCCTCCCTGACAGCTGTGGTAACCCACTGGCTGCGACGCGATGAGGAGGCGGCCGAGCGGCTATACCCGGTGGTGGAGCACCTGCCCCGTGCCCTGCAGGAGTCTGA GAGACCCCTGCCCAGGGCAGCTCTGCACTCCTTCAAGGCTGCCCGGGCTGTGCTAGGCCGCGGGAAAGCAGAGTCTGGCCCAGCTAGCCTGGCCATCTGTGAGAAGGCCAGTGGATACCTGCAGGACAGCCTGGCCACCACCCCAGCTGGCAGCTCCATCGACAAG gccATGCAGCTGTTCCTGTGTGACTTGCTCCTGGTGGCACGAACTAGCCTGTGGCGGCGCCAGCAGCCGCCTGCTCCCACCCAGACCTCGCAGGGCCCAGGCGCTGGGGCCCAGGCCTCTGCCCTCGAACTGCGCGGCTTCCAACGGGACCTGAGTGGCCTGAGGCGTCTGGCACAAAGTTTCCGGCCTGCCATGCGGAGG GTGTTCTTGCACGAGGCCACGGCCCGGCTGATGGCGGGGGCCAGCCCCACGAGGACACACCAGCTCCTGGACCGCAGTCTGCGGAGGAGGGCAGGACCCTGTGGCAAAG GCGCAGGGGCGGAGCTGGAACCGAGACCCACGCGGCGGGAGCACGCTGAGGCTCTGCTGCTGGCCTCCTGCTACTTGCCTCCCGGCTTCCTGTCGGCGCCGGGGCAGCGCGTGGGCATGCTGGCCGAGGCGGCGCGGACGCTCGAGAAGCTCGGCGATCGCCGCCTGCTGCACGACTGCCAGCAAATGCTCATGCGCCTGGGCGGCGGGACCACCGTCACCTCCAGCTAG